A region from the Mustela erminea isolate mMusErm1 chromosome 2, mMusErm1.Pri, whole genome shotgun sequence genome encodes:
- the NEFL gene encoding neurofilament light polypeptide — protein MSSFSYDPYYSTSYKRRYVETPRVHISSVRSGYSTARSAYSSYSAPVSSSLSVRRSYSSSSSSLMPSLENLDLSQVAAISNDLKSIRTQEKAQLQDLNDRFASFIERVHELEQQNKVLEAELLVLRQKHSEPSRFRALYEQEIRDLRLAAEDATNEKQALQGEREGLEETLRNLQARYEEEVLSREDAEGRLMEARKGADEAALARAELEKRIDSLMDEIAFLKKVHEEEIAELQAQIQYAQISVEMDVSSKPDLSAALKDIRAQYEKLAAKNMQNAEEWFKSRFTVLTESAAKNTDAVRAAKDEVSESRRLLKAKTLEIEACRGMNEALEKQLQELEDKQNADISAMQDTINKLENELRTTKSEMARYLKEYQDLLNVKMALDIEIAAYRKLLEGEETRLSFTSVGSITSGYSQSSQVFGRSAYGGLQTSSYLMSARSFPSYYTSHVQEEQIEVEETIEAAKAEEAKDEPPSEGEAEEEEKEKEEAAEEEGAEEEEAAKEESEEAKEEEEGGEGEGEETKEAEEEEKKDEGAREEQATKKKD, from the exons ATGAGTTCCTTCAGCTACGATCCGTACTACTCGACCTCCTACAAGCGGCGCTACGTGGAGACGCCCCGGGTGCACATCTCCAGCGTGCGCAGCGGCTACAGCACCGCGCGCTCCGCTTACTCCAGCTACTCCGCGCCGGTCTCCTCCTCGCTGTCTGTGCGCCGAAGCTactcctccagctccagctccttgaTGCCCAGTCTCGAGAACCTCGACCTGAGCCAGGTAGCCGCCATCAGCAACGACCTTAAGTCGATCCGCACCCAGGAGAAGGCGCAGCTGCAGGACCTCAACGACCGCTTCGCCAGCTTCATCGAGCGCGTGCACGAGCTGGAGCAGCAGAACAAGGTGCTGGAAGCCGAGCTGCTGGTGCTGCGCCAGAAGCACTCCGAGCCCTCCCGCTTCCGGGCGCTGTACGAGCAGGAGATCCGCGACCTGCGCCTGGCGGCGGAAGACGCCACCAACGAGAAGCAGGCGCTCCAGGGCGAGCGCGAAGGGCTGGAGGAGACTTTGCGCAACCTGCAGGCGCGCTATGAAGAGGAGGTGCTGAGCCGCGAGGACGCCGAGGGCCGCCTGATGGAGGCGCGCAAAGGAGCCGACGAGGCCGCTCTCGCCCGCGCCGAGCTCGAAAAACGCATCGACAGCCTGATGGACGAAATCGCCTTTCTGAAGAAAGTGCACGAAGAGGAGATCGCCGAGCTGCAGGCTCAGATCCAGTACGCTCAGATCTCCGTGGAGATGGACGTGTCCTCCAAGCCCGACCTCTCCGCCGCGCTCAAGGACATCCGTGCTCAGTACGAGAAGCTGGCTGCCAAGAACATGCAGAACGCCGAAGAGTGGTTCAAGAGCCGCTTCACCGTGCTGACCGAGAGCGCCGCCAAGAACACCGACGCGGTGCGCGCAGCCAAGGACGAGGTGTCCGAGAGCCGCCGTCTGCTCAAGGCCAAGACCCTGGAGATAGAAGCATGTCGGGGCATGAACGAAGCGCTGGAGAAGCAGTTGCAGGAGCTGGAGGACAAGCAGAACGCCGATATCAGTGCTATGCAG GACACAatcaacaaattagaaaatgaacTGAGAACCACAAAGAGTGAAATGGCACGATACCTTAAAGAATACCAAGACCTCCTCAACGTGAAGATGGCTTTGGACATTGAGATTGCAGCTTATAG gaAACTCTTGGAAGGTGAGGAGACCCGACTCAGTTTCACCAGCGTTGGAAGCATAACCAGCGGCTACTCCCAGAGCTCTCAGGTCTTTGGCCGATCTGCCTATGGTGGGTTACAGACCAGCTCCTACTTGATGTCTGCCCGCTCCTTCCCGTCTTACTACACCAGCCACGTCCAGGAGGAGCAGATCGAGGTGGAGGAGACCATCGAGGCTGCGAAGGCCGAGGAAGCCAAGGACGAACCCCCCTCTGAAGGAGAAgccgaggaggaggagaaggagaaggaagaggctgcTGAAGAGGAAGGAGCTGAAGAGGAAGAAG CTGCCAAGGAAGAATCCGAAGAggccaaggaggaggaggaaggaggtgaaggagaaggagaagaaaccaaagaagccgaggaggaggagaaaaaagacgAAGGTGCTAGGGAGGAGCAAGCAACTAAGAAGAAAGATTGA